In Crinalium epipsammum PCC 9333, the genomic window CTGCTCTGCTTTACCCACAGGTGGTGGTACTGTCAAGGCGGCTCATGGTGTATTGCCTGTGCCTGTTCCAGCCGTGTTAAAGTTGTATGAATCGCGTCAGGTTCCAGTTTACAGCAATGGCATTGAGAAAGAATTAGTTACACCCACTGGAGGTGCGATCGCAGTTACTTTAGCAACTAAATTTGGTTCCCCGCCAGCAATGACAATTCAAGGTATTGGTAATGGTGCTGGTTCTCGCGATTTACCTATTCCTAATATTCTGCAACTGTGGGTTGGAGAAGGGGTGGTTAGTGACTGGGGAATGGGGACTGGGTTTGAGAGCGATCGCCAATCACCTCATTTAGAAACTATCTCGGTATTAGAAACCCAAATTGATGATTTAAGTCCTCAAGCGATCGGCTATGTATTTGAAGCACTATTTGCTGTTGGGGCGGTGGATGTCTTTACTCAACCAATCGGGATGAAAAAGTCTCGCCCTGGTGTTTTATTAACAGTTATTTGCCATCCAGAAAAATTGTCTGCTTGTGAAACAGTTATTTTCCAAGAAACTACTACATTAGGTATTCGACGTTTTACCCAGCAACGAGCAATTTTAGAGCGAGAAATTCAGCAGGTACAGACAGAATTTGGTTTAGTTCGCGTTAAAGTTGCTTGGAGTGAGCATCTTGGTAAAAAAACTATCCAAAATGTCCAGCCAGAATATGAAGATTGTGCAGAGTTAGCAAGAAAAAATCAACTTCCTTGGCGAGAAATTCACCAGATAGTACTCAACAATTGGTATCGTAAATCAATTAACGATTAACAATTGCCTTTTCCCCTCCCTCCTCTCACTAAAAAACCAGCCAGGCGCTTGTGGCGAACCTGACTGGATAGGAATTGCTAAAGGCTTAGTTAATACCTAGTGGTGATTAATCAATCCCATCACAAACTTGATCTAATTCACGTTAATATTAACGACCATTAGTCTTAACTTTATTGTGAATAGCACTGGAACCGTCTTCTGCTGTATCTAGAGCTTGAGCATTCTGACCGACTTCTTTACCTGCATTAGAAACTTTGTCTAAGCCTTTCTTAGCAGCATTCAAACCCTTGTTAACAGCATCAGGCGCATCCTTACTAGCTCCCTCTACAGCATTTCCGGTATTTTCTTTGATATTTTCAGTTCCTTTCTTTGTCCCTTTAGCGAAATCTTCTAATGTACCTTGAGCTTTGTCTTGTGCTTTGTCGGTACTGCGGTCAATGTTCTTGTTAAAATCTCTGGCGTTTTCACCCTTCTTATCAAGAATACGTTTGGTGTTTTCTCCAACGCTACCAGTTTGATCAATAACGTTACTTTCAGCATTATCGATCAAACCTTTGGCTTTAGCAGCAGCTTCTGAGGTGTCTTTACGAGGATCAACATCACTAAAGTCATTCATCCCACCTTGATGTTTAGAAGTGACAGCCCCCCCAGGTACTTCTGGTCTCACTACATCAGCAGTTTTTGCCATGACTCCACCGCCACCGCAGGCTGTAGTCACAAACAGTATCATTGCAGACAAAAATACTGTAATTACTTTGCCTAGACGCAAATTTTTGAACCAATTAGTTACTTTATTCATTAAACAACTCCTTTTGTGATTTTTGAGTGAATTTAGCTGTCAACTTCTACAAGTTTTGAAAAACAAATATTGCAATTGTTGACAAATGATAGATGTTAAATTTCAAAGGTTAAGTTAAAAGCCTGCTCTTGTAATTACTTTTCTAAAGCAGGATTTCTTTTCGCTTCAGGTCTGGCGCTTGCTTCATCAGCCTTATCTTTGATAAAGGCACTAGCATCTTTGAAGGTATCACCTACTCGCTCTAAGATGTCTGCATCAGGCTCAGAGCGTTTGAGGACGGGTTGGGGTTGAGCAGGAATTTGTGGGGCTTCTAGTACTTTTGCGGCACCAGGTGTAATTTCACGCTTCTGGCTGTTATTACCGCCAGTACCTGGGTAAAGTAACTGGTCGCTATTGGCTGCAATCAGTTGTGGAGAAATTACTTGTAAGTCGGCGCGATCGCCTTTGGCACTGCTTTTACCGCCTACGCTAGGGTCGGTAGACATCTTGTAATTTGTATAACCATCCCCATCACCCTTATGAGGATTGTTAGCTCCTCCCATTTGTACAGGGGGGTTTTCAGGACGAGCGCCTGTTGCAGTACCGTTATTGCAAGCGGTGGTAATAAATAGTGCAAATCCTACGAAAAA contains:
- a CDS encoding DUF6658 family protein — protein: MNKVTNWFKNLRLGKVITVFLSAMILFVTTACGGGGVMAKTADVVRPEVPGGAVTSKHQGGMNDFSDVDPRKDTSEAAAKAKGLIDNAESNVIDQTGSVGENTKRILDKKGENARDFNKNIDRSTDKAQDKAQGTLEDFAKGTKKGTENIKENTGNAVEGASKDAPDAVNKGLNAAKKGLDKVSNAGKEVGQNAQALDTAEDGSSAIHNKVKTNGR
- a CDS encoding DUF6658 family protein, which gives rise to MKKLSNLFKRVRLRQILSVFFVGFALFITTACNNGTATGARPENPPVQMGGANNPHKGDGDGYTNYKMSTDPSVGGKSSAKGDRADLQVISPQLIAANSDQLLYPGTGGNNSQKREITPGAAKVLEAPQIPAQPQPVLKRSEPDADILERVGDTFKDASAFIKDKADEASARPEAKRNPALEK
- the larC gene encoding nickel pincer cofactor biosynthesis protein LarC; amino-acid sequence: MTKLAYLRCPTGIAGDMFLGALVDVGVPLEYLIEKLKALGIESEYELRAEKVHRNHQLATKVYVDLLHQHSHEHHHHSHAHRHLPEIEQLINQANLPTRAAEWSLAIFRRLAVAEGAVHGVAPEEVHFHEVGATDAIVDIVGTCLGLDWLGVEQLYCSALPTGGGTVKAAHGVLPVPVPAVLKLYESRQVPVYSNGIEKELVTPTGGAIAVTLATKFGSPPAMTIQGIGNGAGSRDLPIPNILQLWVGEGVVSDWGMGTGFESDRQSPHLETISVLETQIDDLSPQAIGYVFEALFAVGAVDVFTQPIGMKKSRPGVLLTVICHPEKLSACETVIFQETTTLGIRRFTQQRAILEREIQQVQTEFGLVRVKVAWSEHLGKKTIQNVQPEYEDCAELARKNQLPWREIHQIVLNNWYRKSIND